The genomic region CCGAATCACTTACCGGTTCAAATAGACTGGGAGATTGAGGATATGAAAGTACGACCGAGCGTTAAAAAAATGTGCGACAAGTGCAAGATAATCAGGCGAAAGGGCCGGGTCATGGTTATATGCCAGAATCCGCGCCACAAGCAGCGCCAGGGTTAGGGCGTTAAAGGGGTAGTTAGTTGTTGGTGGTTGGTAATAGGCAATACTTAGAATCGAATATGGAACCAACGACTAATGACCAACTGCTAACTACGAGCAAGGGGGCAAAGTAAGTGGCACGCATAGCCGGAATCGATATTCCGAGAGACAAACCGGTTGAAATCAGCCTGACCTATATTTTCGGCGTCGGGCGGACGAGGGCGAGCAAGGCCGTCGAAGCGACTGGTATCAAAGTCGGGACCCGAGTCAGAGATCTGACTGAAGAAGAGGTCATCAAGCTTCGCGAGTTCGTCGAGGAAAACTACAAGATCGAGGGAGATCTCAGGCGCGAGGTTTCGCAGAACATCAAGCGCCTGATGGAGATAGGTTGCTACCGGGGTCTCAGGCATCGTCAGGGATTGCCGGTACGCGGTCAGCGGACGCATACCAACGCGAGGTCCCGAAAAGGACCACGCCGGCAAGTAGGCATCAAGAAGAAGAAATAACTCGTTTTGGCTGTAAGTTTCAGGAGGTAGGATGGCCAAACCTAAGGCAAGAAAGGCGAAGAGGCGGGAGCGGAAGAATATCCCTAGGGGACAGGCTCACATCTCGTCGACTTTCAACAACACGATAGTGACTTTGACCGACCCTCAGGGCAACACGATTTCCTGGGAGAGTTCGGGTACGGTCGGCTTCAAGGGTTCGCGCAAAGGCACGCCGTTCGCGGCGCAGATGGCAGCCGAATCCGCGGCGAAGAAAGCCCAGGAGCACGGCTTGAAAAGGGTTGACGTCTTCATCAAAGGCCCGGGCAGCGGCCGGGAGACAGCCATCAGGTCTCTGCAGGCGGCCGGCCTGGAAGTCGCCAGCATCGTCGACGTAACGCCGGTACCGCACAACGGGTGCCGCAGTCCTAAAAGGAGAAGGGTCTAAGTGGCAAGGGTTACAGGTTCAGTTTGCAGGTTCTGTCGGAGAGCTGGCACCAAGCTGTTCTTAAAAGGCGACAAATGCGTCTCCGACAAGTGTCCTGTGTCCAAGCGGTCCTACCCGCCTGGTGAGCACGGCCGGCGCTATGTCAAAGAGACGGAATACAGCGTCAGGCTGCGCGAAAAGCAAAAGGCTAAGCAGATTTACGGCGTCTTGGAAAAACAGTTCCGCAACTACTACGCCAAGGCCGCCCGCGAGAAGGGTGTTACCGGCGAAATCTTACTAAGGATGCTGGAAAGCCGTCTGGACAATGTCATCTACCGCTTGGGACTGGCGCCGGCGCGGCGCGAAGCGAGGCAGATGGTTACCCACGGTCTGTTCGCAGTGAACGGCCGCCGGGTTGACGTCCCGTCTTATTTGGTTCGTCAGGGCGACGAGGTCAGCCTGACAACGGCCGGCCAGAAGGTCTTTAAGGCCAAAGAGCAAGCGGGCCAGGCCATTGAGGGCGAGGTCGCTCCGTGGCTTGACTTTAACGTGAAATCTATCAAAGCCAAGGTGAAGAGCCTGCCGACAAGGGAGGAGATTCCCGTCGACCTAAAAGAACAACTGATCGTCGAGTTCTACTCCAAGTAACCGGACAGGAGGTCCAATAAAGTGGCAATCGCTATAGTACAACCGAAGATGAAATTCGAGAGAGTCTCGGACACGTCCGCCAGGTTCGTCGTAGAGCCTTTGGAGCGCGGATTCGGACACGTGCTCGGTAATTCGATGCGCCGGGTTCTCCTGGCGAGCATCCCGGGTTCGGCCGTAACGTCGGTAAAAATCGACGGCGTTCTTCACGAGTTCTCGACCATTCCGGGCGTCAAAGAGGACGTGACCGATATCATCTTGAACATCAAGCAGCTGGTTCTGAAATCATATTCCGAGCTGCCTGTTACCGTTAGAATCGAGGCCAAAGGCGCCAAGGAAATCAAAGCCGGGGACATTATGACGACGGCCGACGTCGAAATCATCGACGTGGCGATGCCAATCGCTACGTTGAACAAACAGGGCAAGCTGGAGGCCGAACTCACCGTCGAGCAAGGCAAAGGATACGTGGCCGCCGAGCGGAATAAGAAGGAAAAGATGCCTATCGGCACGATTCCGGTCGATTCCATCTTTAGCCCGGTCAGGAAGGTAACTTACGAGGTCGGCAAGACGCGCGTCGGCCAAATCACCGATTACGACAAATTGACGCTGGCTGTCGAAACTGACGGCAGCATCGAGCCGACCGAGGCGCTCAAGCTCGCGGCCCAGATTGTCGCGGATCATATGGTGTTGTTCGAGGATCTGACGGACGACATCGCCATCGGCGTCGGTTTCCCGTCGGAGGAGGCGCGGCCGAGTACAGATCTAGAGATGAGTATTGATGACCTGGATTTGTCGACAAGGTCATACAATTGTCTGAAGAGA from Actinomycetota bacterium harbors:
- the rpmJ gene encoding 50S ribosomal protein L36, whose amino-acid sequence is MKVRPSVKKMCDKCKIIRRKGRVMVICQNPRHKQRQG
- the rpsK gene encoding 30S ribosomal protein S11 is translated as MAKPKARKAKRRERKNIPRGQAHISSTFNNTIVTLTDPQGNTISWESSGTVGFKGSRKGTPFAAQMAAESAAKKAQEHGLKRVDVFIKGPGSGRETAIRSLQAAGLEVASIVDVTPVPHNGCRSPKRRRV
- the rpsD gene encoding 30S ribosomal protein S4 is translated as MARVTGSVCRFCRRAGTKLFLKGDKCVSDKCPVSKRSYPPGEHGRRYVKETEYSVRLREKQKAKQIYGVLEKQFRNYYAKAAREKGVTGEILLRMLESRLDNVIYRLGLAPARREARQMVTHGLFAVNGRRVDVPSYLVRQGDEVSLTTAGQKVFKAKEQAGQAIEGEVAPWLDFNVKSIKAKVKSLPTREEIPVDLKEQLIVEFYSK
- the rpsM gene encoding 30S ribosomal protein S13, with amino-acid sequence MARIAGIDIPRDKPVEISLTYIFGVGRTRASKAVEATGIKVGTRVRDLTEEEVIKLREFVEENYKIEGDLRREVSQNIKRLMEIGCYRGLRHRQGLPVRGQRTHTNARSRKGPRRQVGIKKKK
- a CDS encoding DNA-directed RNA polymerase subunit alpha — translated: MAIVQPKMKFERVSDTSARFVVEPLERGFGHVLGNSMRRVLLASIPGSAVTSVKIDGVLHEFSTIPGVKEDVTDIILNIKQLVLKSYSELPVTVRIEAKGAKEIKAGDIMTTADVEIIDVAMPIATLNKQGKLEAELTVEQGKGYVAAERNKKEKMPIGTIPVDSIFSPVRKVTYEVGKTRVGQITDYDKLTLAVETDGSIEPTEALKLAAQIVADHMVLFEDLTDDIAIGVGFPSEEARPSTDLEMSIDDLDLSTRSYNCLKREKIDTVEKLANCTEADLNAIKNFGKRSVTEVKEKLGELGLALREED